One segment of Alnus glutinosa chromosome 2, dhAlnGlut1.1, whole genome shotgun sequence DNA contains the following:
- the LOC133861117 gene encoding cellulose synthase-like protein H1 — MATRNSLPLCERIPRKNTAQRAIDIIILFLLLSLLIYRFLFLNDHGLTWLLAFLCESWFTFIWVLVISNKWSPVGYKTYPDNLLPRVTELPSVDMFVTTADPVLEPPIITINTVLSLLAVDYPAHKLACYVSDDGCSPLTFYSLVEASKFAKLWVPFCKRYNIQVRAPFKYFSNDSQSFSDNSWEFQQGWKRMKVEYEQLCHKIEDAAQKSMPCDFTGEFAEFSNVEAKNHPTIIKVIWENKERLSDGLPHLVYVSREKRHKHPHHYKAGAMNVLTRVSGLMSNAPYMLNVDCDMFVNNPKVVLHAMCLLLGSKSEKESAYVQFPQKFYDGLKDDPYGNQLVVLFEYMTHGTSGIQGPLYSGTGCFHRRKIIYGLSLDTMESINGKLVEDKLLEFGSSKELIKSAAHALKGKRDPPDHLWDSIEAAYQVASCDYEYSTGWGRELGWRYGSTTEDVLTGLRIHKRGWASVYCTPDPPAFLGCAPSGGPAAMTQQKRWATGLLEILLSKNCPIFATLFQKLQFRQCLTYLWLFSWGIRSIPELCYAALPAYCIITNSFFLPKVQEPTFYVIVALFVIYNLYTLSEYLRTGQSARAWWNNQRMARITTMTAWFFGFLSVMLKLLGISETVFEVTKKDQSSDSANDDDAGRFTFDESPTFVPGTTILLLHLTALVMSLLKLQPPAHDVHGSGLGEVLCSVWLVLCFWPFLKGLFGKGKHGIPISTICKSTALALIFIYFCRRITMG; from the exons ATGGCCACTCGGAACTCTCTCCCTTTATGTGAAAGAATTCCACGGAAAAACACTGCACAAAGAGCCATTGATATCATAAtcctcttccttctcctttCTCTCCTTATTTACCGTTTCCTCTTCCTCAACGACCATGGCCTCACTTGGCTGCTTGCCTTCCTATGCGAGTCATGGTTCACCTTCATTTGGGTTCTTGTCATCAGCAACAAATGGAGTCCTGTTGGGTACAAAACATACCCGGACAATCTCTTGCCAAG GGTAACCGAGCTTCCCTCAGTGGACATGTTTGTGACAACTGCGGATCCTGTGCTAGAACCTCCTATCATCACGATAAACACTGTGCTCTCTTTGTTGGCAGTTGATTACCCTGCACACAAGCTAGCTTGCTATGTTTCCGATGATGGCTGTTCTCCTCTCACCTTCTACTCTCTTGTCGAGGCCTCAAAATTTGCCAAGCTTTGGGTTCCATTCTGTAAGAGGTATAATATTCAAGTCAGAGCTCCTTTCAAATACTTCTCCAATGACTCCCAATCGTTCAGTGATAACTCCTGGGAGTTCCAACAAGGATGGAAAAGGATGAAG GTTGAGTATGAGCAGCTTTGCCATAAAATTGAAGACGCCGCCCAAAAGTCCATGCCATGTGATTTTACTGGGGAGTTTGCAGAATTCTCAAATGTAGAAGCCAAAAACCATCCAACTATTATCAAG GTCATATGGGAGAATAAGGAACGTCTTTCGGACGGATTACCGCATTTGGTGTATGTATCAAGGGAGAAGCGACATAAGCATCCACATCATTACAAAGCGGGTGCCATGAACGTTCTA ACGAGAGTTTCCGGATTGATGTCGAATGCTCCCTATATGCTGAATGTAGACTGCGATATGTTTGTCAACAATCCAAAAGTTGTTCTTCATGCAATGTGCTTGCTGCTTGGTTccaagagtgaaaaagaaagtgCATATGTTCAGTTCCCACAGAAGTTCTATGATGGATTAAAGGATGACCCATATGGCAATCAGCTCGTGGTTTTGTTTGAA TATATGACGCATGGAACGTCTGGAATTCAAGGACCTCTTTATTCGGGAACAGGATGTTTCCACAGACGAAAAATTATTTATGGGCTATCTCTAGATACTATGGAATCAATTAACG GAAAATTGGTTGAGGATAAGCTTTTAGAGTTCGGGAGTTCAAAGGAGTTGATTAAATCAGCAGCTCATGCTTTGAAAGGGAAGAGAGATCCACCTGACCATCTTTGGGACTCCATTGAAGCAGCATACCAAGTCGCCAGTTGCGACTACGAATATAGTACTGGTTGGGGTAGAGAG TTGGGCTGGAGGTATGGGTCGACGACAGAGGACGTCTTAACTGGACTAAGAATCCATAAAAGGGGTTGGGCGTCCGTCTATTGCACGCCTGACCCACCAGCCTTTTTAGGATGTGCACCCTCGGGTGGGCCTGCAGCGATGACCCAACAGAAAAGGTGGGCCACTGGCTTGCTTGAAATTCTATTGAGCAAAAATTGTCCCATATTTGCAACCCTGTTCCAAAAGCTCCAATTCAGGCAGTGCTTGACCTATTTGTGGCTCTTCTCGTGGGGCATACGGTCCATTCCTGAGCTATGCTATGCTGCTCTTCCAGCGTATTGTATCATCACCAATTCCTTCTTCTTACCAAAG GTTCAAGAACCAACATTCTATGTAATAGTTGCTCTCTTTGTTATTTACAACCTATACACTTTATCCGAGTACCTAAGAACTGGCCAGTCAGCCCGAGCTTGGTGGAATAACCAAAGAATGGCAAGAATTACCACCATGACTGCATGGTTCTTTGGATTTCTGAGTGTCATGTTGAAGCTCTTGGGAATATCAGAGACTGTCTTTGAAGTTACAAAAAAAGACCAATCTAGTGATTCTGCCAATGATGATGATGCTGGTAGGTTCACCTTCGATGAGTCCCCAACGTTTGTGCCTGGCACAACCATTTTGCTGCTACACTTGACTGCACTGGTTATGAGCTTGTTGAAGTTGCAACCACCAGCTCATGATGTGCATGGGTCAGGGCTAGGGGAGGTCTTGTGTAGTGTGTGGTTGGTGCTATGCTTCTGGCCATTTTTAAAAGGGTTGTTTGGGAAGGGAAAGCATGGGATCCCCATATCCACCATATGCAAGTCAACTGCTTTGGCCTTAATTTTTATCTACTTTTGTAGAAGGATCACAATGGGTTGA